One Thermodesulfobacteriota bacterium genomic window, AAGTCGGGATTTTTATTGAAGCCGCTAAGAGACGAAAAGAAGCGCTAGACCATGTGCTTCTCTACGGCCCTCCTGGACTAGGCAAAACAACCCTTGCACACATCGTAGCTAATGAGCTCGGGGTTAATATTTATTCAACCTCAGGTCCTGTAATAGAAAGAGTAGGAGATCTTGCCTCGATTCTAACTAACTTAAACGATCGTGACGTACTTTTCATTGACGAGATCCACCGCTTAAACCGCATAGTTGAGGAATACCTCTACTCTGCAATGGAAGACTACAAGATAGATATCATGATTGGAGAGGGGCCTACAGCTAAATCTATGAAGGTTAGCGTTAACCACTTTACTCTTGTTGGCGCCACTACGAGAACCGGTCTTTTAACTTCACCTCTAAGATCAAGGTTCGGTGTGGATTTAAGGCTGGACTACTATACATCTGATGAGATTAAGGGAATCTTAAACCGCTCATCAAAAATTCTTGGAGTGGATCTTACAAAAGAGGGCGCAAATGAACTTGCCACAAGAGCAAGGGGCACGCCTCGAATTGCAAACCGGATATTAAAACGAGTAAGAGACTACGCTGAGGTAAAAGCCGACGGAGCTATTGATCTTGATGTTGCAGGCTCAGCGCTTGAGATGCTTGAGGTTGACTCACTTGGCCTAGATGGACTTGACCGAGCTATACTTGAGGCAATTATAAATAAATTTAATGGTGGCCCTGTGGGTATAGATACGCTAGCCTCCGCGGTTAGTGAAGAACGTGACACTATTGAAGATGTATATGAGCCTTTTTTGGTAAGAGAAGGGCTGATTATCAAAACACCTAGAGGCAGAGCCGCAACTCCTCTTGCTTATGAGCACTTAAAAATAGAACTTCCCCAAGCCCAAAAGGGACTTTTTAACTCATAACTGCTACTGCATGTTTATTTCTCTATGAAACTCATCCCAATGAGACTCAGTGATCACATCAATCTCTTTTCTAGGAGCTTTGTACCCGCCTTCACCAGGAAACAGTGAGTCATAAACTTCATCCCTAAGTGATAGCCACCTGTCTAGAGCTTCGTAGTTGGGAAAAACGACTACTGTCTTATAGGTCCAGCTGGGCTCAAGGGTATGAAGCCTTTGTGAGTATAGTTTGTACTCACCCACAATAACGCCGCGGTTTTGCATCTCTTTCCAAAACGGCAGAAGCTTTTCTTTGTATACCTCGATGAATTTGTCTTTGTTCTCAGGCTTAACTAAATAAAAGCTCTCCTCGATTACATAATTAAATCTTTCATCCTGCGAGTAGGCTTTCGTAATCCCGCAAATAAGAAAAGTTACTACAATCATTGACAGCATTATTTTTTTCATATTGCACCTCCATGTCCTTTGTTACATTATGTGATGTATTATACATTCCATGGCAAAATTCTGATAGTTTCATCTTAAATCACTAAATATAATATTGCTTTTGATCTATATGTATGGAAAACTTTAGGTTAACCCTTAGATGTAACCCATATGTATATGAAATCAGATAAATTATTTGCTTTTCAAGTCCAAAATCTATCTTTTCACAAGGTTAATAAAACATGAACAACTGGATATATTATGTAACTCAAATTCCCGCCGGATCTCCTGCAGACCACATGAGTGTTCTTGGGCTCGTAACCCAGTCAGGCCCAGTAGTAAAAGGGGTTTTATTATTACTATTGATAATGTCAGTTGTGTCCTGGGCAATTATTTTCTCTAAATATTTTGTGCTAAAAAGGGCCACTAAAAGCTCAGAAAAATTCTTAGAGCTATACAGCGCAAGCGGCAATTTTGGAAACCTCTATACTTCAACCAAACATATGGGCGGCCCAATTGCGGAAGTTTTCAGAGCGGGCTATACAGAAATATTAAAAATAAGAAAGTCCAGAGCTCAGGGAGGAGCACAAACCCCAGAGCCATCTGGCGGCGGAGAGTTGATTGACACAGAGCTTGGGGTTGTAGAGCTTGTAGAAAGAGCGCTAAAAAGAACTATGGCCTCAGAGATATCAAAGCTTGAGAGCTCTCTTACGTTTCTTGCTACAACAGGAAGCGCGGCGCCATTTATAGGACTTTTCGGAACTGTTTGGGGAATTATGACCTCATTCATCGGGCTTGCAGGCAGCCAAGGAGTGCCTACGCTTCAGGCCGTGGCCCCCGGTATTGCGGAAGCGCTCATTGCGACCGCCGTTGGCCTTGCAGCAGCCATTCCGGCAGTAATCGGATATAACTACTCACTTAGCAGAGTGAAGAAAATAGATGTAGATATGGAGAATTTTTCATCAGAGTTCTTAAATATTGTAGATAGGTATGTGAAAAAGGTTTAAATAAAACTATGGGAATGCAGACAAACAACAGCGGCGGGCGCTCAGTAATGTCCGAGATCAATGTTACTCCATTTGTGGATGTGATGCTGGTGTTACTTGTAATTTTTATGGTTACTACGCCAATCTTATATCAGGGCGTTGATGTTAATCTTCCCAGAACAGAATCTAAAGCGATGCCTTCGTTGGATCGTGAGCGCAAAGTAGTGGTCACGCTTAATTCAGCAGGCGAGATATACATTGAGGAAGATCAGTTTGCATTGTCCGATCTTCGCTTGGAAATAAGAAGGATAATGTCTGATCAGGGAAAGGAAGTAAGGGAAGAAGACGTGTTCCTAAGAGCTGATACAACAGTTGAGTATGGAACAGTAGTTGAAGTAATGTCTGAAATCAGAAACGCTGGTGTTACCAAACTAGGGCTAATCACGGAGCCTATTCCATCAAGATAGAAGAGGCTAAAGGGGAAAATGAAACCAAGTAAAAAAGACTCTTCGAGCCGCCTGGGGTTTATATTTTCAGTAGCCCTTCATGTGGGAATTATAGTGCTCATTTTATTTTGGGGATTTAGAGGCACAGAGTATAGCAGCAACGACCCGGGTCCAATTCAAGTCTCTATATCAGATCTAGATATCGGAAGCGGCTCAAGCGCTAAAAAGCCAACTCCTCCAAAGAAGGACCCTCCTACCCCCGAGCCTAAAGAGCCGGAGGAAGAAATAGCCCAGGAACCCGAGCCGACCCCGCCTCCGCCCGAAAAAGAGCCTGAGATAAAAGAAATTGTAGAAAAAGACAAGATTGCCCTAAATACAGAGCCTACTCCTAAGCCGACGCCGAAAGCTACACCAAAGCCGACACCTAAAGCTACACCTAAGCCTACTCCTAAGCCCACAGAAAAACCAAAGGCTACGCCTGCCCCAACTAAAAAGCCAAAAGCAACTCCAAAGCCGACTAAAAAACCTGAAAAGAAAAAAGATTTAGACAAAGAAAAAGAGCAGGTTCTTAAAGACATTCAGAGACAAAAAGTTTTAGATGAGCTTATGAAGGAGAAAGAAGATCCATCAGAAACAGATGATGCACTAGATAATATTCCCGAGGAAGAAATGGGTGAAGAGGCCAGACTTGCTATGGCCGATGATGAAAAGTTTGGCGTAGAGTCAGACACAGAGTCAGCTACAGGCGGATCTCCAAACCCCGGCGGCGGCTCAGCAATAAGCCCACTAATAATACAAACGTACGCGAATCAGGTAACTAGGAAAATTCAGCGAAACTGGAGAATGCCCCCAGGTCTGCCAAATGACGGTAGTCTAACAACTTCATTGGTTTTTAAAGTAAACGAAACTGGCAAGGTTAATGATGTTACGATCACAAAATCATCTGGAAATTCAGCATTTGATAATTATTGTAAGCAGGCCGTATTCAGATCAGCGCCCCTGCCTGTGCCTCCATCTGAGCTTGCTAAGGAAGCTAAAACAAACGGCGTTGAGCTCACGTTTAGAAACGATCCATAGAATTTAGGATTTTTTTGAGATTTTGTATAAGCTTACTGGACTATCATTGTGGAGAATTAATGAACCTCATCCTAATTAGACACGGCGAGACAGACTGGAACAGACTAGGCAGGTGCCAGGGCATTGCAGACATTGTTTTAAACGAAAACGGCCGAAAGCAGGCAAGAGAGCTTGCACATTCCCTAAGGGATCACAAAATTACAGCTATCTACTCAAGCCACCTAAAAAGAGCAATTGAGACTGCCGAGCATATCGCAAGACATCATAACCTAACAGTTAGAGTAGAACATGATCTTCATGAGATGAACCAGGGAGATCTTGAAGGGCTTACATTTCCTGATATTAGGGATAGATATGCTGAGGTTTTAAAGAAATGGCGAGAAAGCCCAGAGACGCTGAGGCTTCCAAATGGAGAGTCGCTAGTTGAAGTTCAACAACGGGCCTGGAGCGTTTTAGAAAAAGTGCACGAAGATCATTTAGGAGAGACCGTTGTTGCAGTTAGCCATAACCTCACGATAATTACTCTTCTATGCAAAATCACAGGAGTCGGTCTAAAAGGATTTAGGGAATTTAATGTTCAGGCCACTTCGAAGAATATTATAGTTTCAGAGAACGGAGAAATTAGGGTAGATGTAATAAATGATGTATCACACCTCTCCCCAATGGATTCTGTTCCTTCATTTGAGGAAAAGAGAAAGTAGCAAAAGTTATCTCTACTTATAAAGTGTGCCAAGCTGTTGTAAGATTAATATTTATCTGGTGTAATTCCATAGCGTTATGAAAGAAGATATTGTAAGTGTAGTTACTAAATCAGTAGAAAACTTATCAAAGAAACTAGATGCTCCTGATCTATCGGTAGATGTCGAAGTAGGCATTCCTAAGAGAAAAGAGTTTGGAGATTTCTCCGTCAATACCGCAATGATCCTTGCCAATAAGCTCGGCAAAAAACCAAGAGAAGTGGCCGAGATGATAATAGAAAACCTTCCTGAAGAAAAAGATAAATTGTTTAATAAGATAGAGATTGCCGGGGCGGGGTTTGTAAATTTCTATGTAAAAGAACAAGCAATTGTAAATAAACTAACCGAGATAGAAGAAAAAGGTGATAAATACGGCGCCTTAAATATGGGACAAGGCAAGAAGGTGCTTGTTGAATTTGTGAGCGCAAACCCCACAGGGTATTTACACATGGGCCATGCCCGAAACGCGGTCGTGGGCGATACTCTGGCTAGAATCCTTGAAACCTCAGGATACGAAACTGTTAAAGAGTTTTACATTAATGACGCCGGGCGGCAGATGAACCTTTTAGGAGAGTCCGTTTTTATTAGATACAAAGAGCTATTTGGACACAGCGGAGAGCTACCCGAGGATGGATATAAAGGGGAGTATGTAGTAGAAATTGCAGAGCAAATAAAGGCTGAAAAAGCTGACTCGCTTCTAAATGATTATTCTGCGGAAGAATCTACTGAATACTGCAAAGAATTTGCCAAAGGTATTTTGCTTGAGGAGATAAAAAACGACCTAGCAAAAGTAAATGTCTATTTTGATGAATGGTACAGCGAGAAATATAATATTCACAGCACAAACAACGGATCTGATAAAAGTAAATTAGAAGAAATAAAAGAGCTACTCTACAGCAAAGGTGTTTTAGAGGAAAGAGAAGGTGCGCTTTGGTTTAAGGCAACTGAATTTGGCGATACACAGGACTGGGTACTTATTAAAAGCGATGGAAGCCCAACTTACTTTTTAGCAGACATAGCTTATCACTTTGATAAATACCAAAGAGGTTTTGATAGTATCATAAATGTTTGGGGTGCAGACCATCACGGCCATGTAGCGAGATTAAAAGCCGCACTAAAATCGCTGGGACTTGATGAGTCCAGCTTTGTCGTAGTCCTAATTCAATTCGTCAGACTCATGCGCCAAGGTCAGGAAGTAAAGATGTCTAAACGAGCCGGCAGCTACGTTACGATGAGAGATGTGATAGAGGAAGTAGGCTCAGATGTAATGCGCTTTTTTCTAGTTATGCGAAGCTCAGAGAGCCACTTTGATTTTGATCTTGATTTAGCAAAGAAAGAATCAAGTGAAAATCCTGTTTACTACATACAATACGCTTATGCCAGGATAGGAAGCATCTTCAGAAAAGCCAAAGAACAGGGACTTTTAGAATCAAATGAGAGTTTAGCACTTCTAACAGCCCCAGAAGAAATTGACCTTGTGAAAAAGCTCCTTTTATTCCCAGAGGTTATAGAGGACTGCACAAATTCGCTTGCTCCTCATAAGCTCGCCTACTACCTTCAAGAGCTGGCAGCTCAGTTTCATGTGTATTATAATAAGTGTAGAGTAGTTGACGATAACAAAGAGATGAGTGCTGCAAGACTTTATTTAATTAAATGCACCCGGACAGTGCTCGCTAACGGACTTAATATATTGGGCGTATCAGCCCCGGAGAAAATGTAGATATGAGTGAGAAAACCCCTAGCCCTAAGAAAAGTAAATTAGTTCCGCTATTTGTCACATTTGCAGTACTTTTTATAGTTGTCTTTGCTCTTGGAGTAATTATAGGAAACGGACTTGGAGGCTCTGACTCTGATGATGCAGACAGAAGTTACGAAGTCGGAGTATATGACGAGGTATCATCGGAGCCGGATATGAACCAGGAAGAGATAATAGAGGAGACGGATGAGGTTGTAGAAGAGGTATCTGAAAAAGCACCTGAAAAACCCTCTCGGCAAGATGCACCTCCGCCGGCAAAAGAGGTAACTCAAGAAGAAAGAGAAGAAATGGTGGAGAAAGTGAAAGAGGAAAACTTGGATATTGTAACTCGTAAGCAGACACCTAAACCTCCAGCGGCAACTCCAAAACCAAAACAAGAAACAAAGGCAGAATCCAAGGAGGAAGTTTTAGAAGAGCTAAAAGAAGCTCAGCTTGAAAAGGCTCCCAACAGACAAGATTCGCCCCCGCCTCCGCCAGCGACATCATCACTTCCCAAGACCGACCCTAGTGGTAAGTACACAGTCCAGCTAGCAGCGCTTCAAAATGAAGCTCAGGCGAATCAGCTTATGAACTCTCTAACTTCTAAAGGCTATCCAGCATTTATAAAGAAGTACTCTGCACCCGATAATAAAATGTGGTATAGAGTAAGGGTCGGCACATTCACAACAAAACAGCAGGCTACTCAATACGGTGATCAGTTAAAAAAACAACAGTCTCAAGTAAAGTCGGTATTTATAACCACGAATAATTAACCCAAGCTGCTCAAGCTTGCTTGCACAGTTTAAAGCTGATATGGTTACTTTCTAATAATGACTCATCCCGAAGAAATTGCAGAGCGCTCTAAGAACAAAGAAGGACCGCAGTCTTCTAAGCTTTTAGGAAGCGGTATAAAGACTTGGTGGCTTCTTCTTATGCTGCCGATTGAAGACTATCTTTTAAAGATTAAAGTTCATCCCAATATCCTTACACTTTCAACACTCGTGGTCGGAATAATCACTGGTCTTGCCTATCATTACGGTCTGATTTTTGTTGGCGGGATTTTAGTATTAGGCGGATCAACTTTTGATATTTTTGACGGGCGTGTTGCAAGAGCGCTTGGAATTAATAGCCAAAGCGGCGCATTTTTTGATTCGTGTTTAGACAGAGTTGCAGAGGCATTTATCTATGTTGGACTGCTCAGCTTTTTCCAGGGCACGATATTTATGTACGTGGTCTTTTTCATACTCGTCTCCACCACCATGGTCAGCTATACAAGGGCACGGGCCGAGGGACTGAATGTGGACTGCGAAGTGGGAATAATGCAGAGAACAGAGAGAGTAGTATATCTGGGCGTTCTTTCTGTATTTAATTTCTTTGGAAACTTAATCGCAAATGCTTTTGGCTTGGGATCGGATAATTATTTACTAAAACTTGCTCTAATTCTCATACTCGTATTCTCATCATATACAGCTATTCAGAGGATGGTTCATGTTATGGGCACCTTAAAGAAAAGAGACGCTGAGGACAGAGAGGAACCCCAAGTTGACGTGCAGTCTGAGCAGACTGAATCATAAATCCAAACGAATATCCACAACATATTTGATAGTTTTTGAATTCTTAGGTATAAATTCATAGCCTAAGTGGTAGAACACCTACGATTTTGGCTGAATTATCATTATTCTAATGCTTTGTTTTTAACTTATTTTTCTCGATAAAAGAGTTAAACGAATATGCCTAAACGCACAGATATAGAAACTATATTACTACTTGGATCGGGCCCGATTGTAATCGGGCAGGCTTGTGAGTTTGATTATTCAGGGACCCAGGCCTGTAAAGCACTTAAAGAAGAGGGCTATCGGATTGTGCTTGTGAATAGCAATCCGGCAACCATTATGACAGATCCCTCATTTGCTGACCGCACATACATTGAGCCGCTGCACCCGTCTATTGTTGAGAAAATTATAGAAAAAGAAAAGCCTCAGGCTCTACTCCCTACACTCGGAGGACAAACAGCACTTAACTTAGCTGTTGAGCTTTCAGAAGCTGGAATTCTTGAAAAACATAATGTTGAACTAATCGGAGCTAAGCTTCCTGCGATACAAAAAGCTGAAAACCGCGAACTATTTAAAAAAGCAATGATCGATATTGGGCTCAAGGTTCCAAAGAGCGGCATAGCCCACACTATGGATGAGGCCTGGAGCATTGTTGAAGAAATTGGTTATCCCGCAATTATAAGGCCCTCATTTACACTAGGGGGAGCTGGCGGCAGTATTGCATATAACAAGGAAGAATACGAGGATTTTGCAAAAGCCGGGCTTGATCTAAGCCCGTCTACTGAAATTTTGGTAGAGCAATCTGTACTTGGTTGGAAAGAGTATGAGCTCGAAGTTATGCGTGACCGCGCTGACAATGTAGTAATCATTTGCGCTATTGAGAATTTTGATCCGATGGGCGTGCACACAGGTGACTCAATCACAGTTGCCCCTTCTCAGACCTTAACCGACAAGGAATATCAGAGAATGCGAGACGCATCACTTGATATCATAAGGGAAATAGGCGTAGAGACAGGCGGTTCCAACATACAGTTTGGAGTGAATCCTGAAGACGGAACAATGGTGGTTATTGAAATGAACCCCAGGGTATCTCGCAGCTCAGCTCTTGCATCAAAAGCAACAGGTTTCCCCATTGCCAAAATTGCTGCAAAACTTGCAGTGGGCTACACGCTGGATGAAATCTCAAATGACATAACCAGATATACACCTGCATCATTTGAACCCACAATAGATTATGTGGTAACCAAGATACCTCGCTTTACCTTTGAAAAGTTCCCTCAAACCGAGCCATACCTTACAACTCAGATGAAATCAGTCGGAGAGGTAATGGCAATAGGTAGAACTTTTAAAGAATCATTTCAAAAAGCCCTTCGCTCCTTAGAGATAGACTCCTGGGGGCTTGAACCCGTTACAACTGATAAAGAATTAATAAGTGAGAAGCTTCAAAAACCCAATCCCGAGAGGCTTTGGTATTTAGCTGATGCTTTTAGAGCGGGTATGGATATTGAGGAAATATATAACCTCACATATATAGACAGATGGTTTCTTAAGAATTTAGAGCAAATAATAGATGTTGAGAGTAAGCTCAAAAATGCAAACGGCACCACAGATTCGCAGCTACTTAAACAAGCCAAAGAGTATGGATTTTCAGATATTAGAATTGGTGAGCTTTTAGAAAAACCAGAGGACGATATAAGGGGCATGAGGCTCAAAAGCGATTTGAAATCCGTCTACAAGATGGTAGATACATGCGCTGCTGAGTTTGAAGCCTATACGCCTTACCTATATTCAACTTACGAAACGGAAGATGAAGCTCTTCCTACGGATAAAAAGAAGGTGATAATTTTAGGCGGCGGGCCAAATAGGATCGGCCAGGGAATAGAGTTTGATTACTGCTGCGTTCATGCGGCCTATTCACTAAATGAAGAGGGCTTTGAGTCAATAATGGTTAACTGTAACCCAGAGACGGTGAGTACTGACTATGACACTTCTGACAGGCTTTACTTTGAGCCTCTGACTTTGGAGGACACACTTTCAATAATTGATAGGGAGAAACCCTGGGGAGTGATCGTTCACCTCGGAGGACAAACACCACTTAAGCTTGCGATTCCACTTGAAGAAAGGGGAGTTAAAATAATTGGAACCTCTCCAGACAGCATTGACCTTGCGGAGGATAGAGAACGCTTTAGAGAGTTGGTACAAAAGCTAGGACTAAAACAGCCCGAAAGCGGTATTGCCAGAAGCCAAGATGAGGCAATTAGTATTGCAGAAGATATAGGCTATCCGATTGTTGTAAGGCCATCATATGTTCTTGGTGGGCGGGCGATGGAGATCGTATACAAAGAAGAATCTCTTAGAAGATATATTACAGAGGCGGTCAGGGTATCACCTAACCACCCTATATTAATAGATAAATTCCTAAAAGACGCAAAGGAAGTCGATGTTGACGCAATTTCAGACGGAGAGACAGTAGTTGTTGGAGGAGTGCTTGAGCATATCGAAGAAGCCGGTGTTCATTCCGGCGACAGCGCTATGGTGCTGCCCCCTTATTCGATCGAACCGTCCATTATTGAAGAGATCAAGCGCCAGACCAAAGAACTAGCTCTTGCGCTGAAAGTAAAAGGACTGGCAAATATACAGTTTGCTATAAAAGACAACGAGGTCTATTTAATTGAAGTAAACCCAAGGGCGAGCAGAACTATTCCATTTGTCAGTAAGGCCATAGGAGTTCCGCTTGCGAAACTGGGCACAAAGGTGATGATTGGCAAAACGCTAGAAGAGCTCGGGTTTACCCAAGAGATAGTCCCTGAGCACATATGCGTTAAAGAATCTGTTTTCCCATTTATAAAGTTTCAGGGAGTGGACACAATACTAGGGCCCGAGATGAAGTCCACGGGCGAGGTCATGGGAATAGATACCGAAATTAGAAAAGCATTTGCCAAATCTCAAATTTCTGCAGGAAATGATCTTCCTTTGTCAGGAACAGCATTTATAAGCGTTAAAGATGATGATAAAGCAAAGGCTTATGAGATAGCTAAGAATCTTTCGGAACTGGGCTTTACAATCATGGCGACTAAGGGAACAGCTGCTTATTTAGAAGGAGCCGGGCTCAACAGCACATATGTGAAAAAGGTGGCCGAAGGAAGACCTCACATTGTAGATCACATTAAAAACGGAGAAGTGCACTTAGTAATTAATACAACTTTCGGAGAGAAAGAGGTTGCCCAGTCCTACTCAATAAGAAGAGCGTCAATTATGCACAGGGTTCCTTATTTTACTACTATTGAAGCTTCTGGAGCTGCTGTAGGGGCTATAGAAGTTATGATAAAACAGGGGCTCGAGGTTAAGGCTATTCAGGAATACTATTGATGTTGTATACTTTTTATTCTCTGAAATACTAGAGTATTTAAATAATTGGAGGTAGTGATTGTGTCAGTTGAAAGAGTACCTATGACACCTAATGGTCATAAGAAGCTGCATGAGGAGCTTCACCGTCTAAAAACGGTTGAGAGACCCGAGGTCATAAAATTGATAGAGTACGCAAGATCACTCGGAGACCTTTCTGAAAACGCTGAGTATGAAACTGCAAAAGACCGGCAGTCATTTGTAGAAGGCCGTATACAGGAACTTGAGAGTAAGTTAAGCAGGGCTGAAGTAATAGATCCTGCCACTTTAAGAAATAAGGACAGAGTTACCTTCGGGCTACACGTTAAACTAGAGGACTTGGAAACTGGGGATGAAGTGACCTATCAGCTAGTAGGTCCAGACGAGTCTGAGCCTGAGAACGGGATGATATCAATCACCTCTCCAATAGGTAGAGCACTGATTGGAAAGCAAATTGATGATGATGTAGTGGTTCAGGCCCCAGGCGGGGTCAGAGAATTTGTAGTTTTAGACATTTCATAAATTATCATAAAAGCTTTATGAAGCGTCTTAAGTATGCTATTTTATACTACTCGCTTGCATGGAGGCTCAAACTTAAATGAAAAAGAATTTATTACTAGCTATAGTACCTTTAGTATTTTTTGCATTAGCCCTTTCAGGATGTGGAGAGATTAAGACCACATCATATTTCACACCGACTAAAACTAAACTTAGTCAGTTCCAAGCTGTTCAGTTTGAAACCTTCGAAACTGAGATTGAAGATTTCCCCAAAGAAGCCTTAGCTAAAATACCTGCTGAGTCTGCAGCCCTGTTAGATTCTAAAAACAAATTCAAAGAAGTAAGCAACTCTGATATTACGAACATCCCAGCTTCAGATACTGTTATTGTGCTTGGAGAGGTTTCAGAGTACAGACCAAGCTCTGATATCAGTTATGAAGGAGGGGGGATTAAATTCGGAGAAGTTTCAATCACAATCAAATTAGCTCTTTTGGACAAGGCAACAGGAAATGAGATTGCAACAGGTGAGATAAACGGATTTAGCTCACTTGGTTTTATGGCAAAAGATATTTATGAAAGCATGGCTGAAGAAATAGTAAAATACATCTTGGAGATATATTAATAAAAAAGTTGGGAGGGATTTATGAATAACTTATCAAATAGAATCAAAGTTTTATTAATAGTAGTATTAGCACTAGGCGTATTTAGTTTAGACTCATTTGCTCAGAGCACAGCTATCGAGAGTTACAAAAAAGGTAGAGAAGCCTTCCATACTTTTACCCCGCAGGGATTTCAGAGCGCAATCACATACTATAATCAAGCAATTGCAGCGGATCCTAACTACGCACCAGCATACGCAGGACTTGGCGAGGTTTATTCATTTCAAGGATGGTACCGCTACCTAGTAAAAGACGACTATGAGAAATTCTATATTGATTCATATGAGAATATGAAAAAGGCTCTTAAAATTAATCCCAACCTTCCCTCTGTACAATTAGCTTTAGCTTACAGCTATTATCACTTAAGTGATGAAAAGCGCGCCATTCAAACGGCTCAAAAAGTGCTGTCAAAAGACCCTAATAATGCAGAAGCCCTCTACATTTTATGGGCAGCAGAAGGGAGTAACCCTAACAATCCAAACATTAAAAAAGCGCTTGAAATTGATCCGAACCTGGTACCTGCCATAATTGGACTTGGAACAGCCTATTATCAAAAAAGACAGTCCTTTAGGCAGGCAGAGACATATTACAGAAGAGCAGCAGAGATTGCGCCTTCACCTCAGCTCTATAACTTTTTAGGAAACTCTCTTACCTATCAGGGCTACTACACTCAAGCGATAGCTCAGTTTCAAAACGCACTTAAGCTTGATCCTAACTATGCTGCGGCCTATATGAATATGGGTATAGCCCTATTCTATATGAATAAGTTGCCAGAATCTATTGCAGCAGAACAAAAAGCTATATCGCTTAATCCAAACAGGCCAGACGCATATTACTTTATAGCGCAGAGCTATGATCGTTCTAAGAACACTGCCCAGGCAATTACATACTACAAGAAGTTCTTAGATATATCCTCCGGACAGGATGAATATTCTATTTATGTTGGTAGGGCCCAGACTAGACTTGCACAGCTATCAGGAGCCACTACACGATAGCACTTTCTCTGCACAAGAGGCTTTTATGGATCAACCTCCCATAGAGACAGATATTATTGATCTCACTTTTGCAATGGAGGCGAACTCGAGCCTATGGAATATTATATTCGAGGGGTTTGACCAGGAGGTAGTACTGGTCTCAAAATTCACCAGCAAAGAGCCAAAAGCAATTAACACTCTCTACAGGTTTGGCTTTTTGATTTGCGAGCGATATAAAGATTGCAAGGTAGAGCCTAAAAACTCGGGAATAGAAATAAGAAAATCCCTTCCCGAAAATGATTTTGATCTTGTAGGTGAGTGGACTGCTCTAATGGAAAGTGTTTGTGAAGAGATGAAAAAGTGTGTTAACTCAGAAGAGCCGTGAGTTCTATACA contains:
- a CDS encoding SPOR domain-containing protein, with the translated sequence MSEKTPSPKKSKLVPLFVTFAVLFIVVFALGVIIGNGLGGSDSDDADRSYEVGVYDEVSSEPDMNQEEIIEETDEVVEEVSEKAPEKPSRQDAPPPAKEVTQEEREEMVEKVKEENLDIVTRKQTPKPPAATPKPKQETKAESKEEVLEELKEAQLEKAPNRQDSPPPPPATSSLPKTDPSGKYTVQLAALQNEAQANQLMNSLTSKGYPAFIKKYSAPDNKMWYRVRVGTFTTKQQATQYGDQLKKQQSQVKSVFITTNN
- a CDS encoding CDP-alcohol phosphatidyltransferase family protein — encoded protein: MTHPEEIAERSKNKEGPQSSKLLGSGIKTWWLLLMLPIEDYLLKIKVHPNILTLSTLVVGIITGLAYHYGLIFVGGILVLGGSTFDIFDGRVARALGINSQSGAFFDSCLDRVAEAFIYVGLLSFFQGTIFMYVVFFILVSTTMVSYTRARAEGLNVDCEVGIMQRTERVVYLGVLSVFNFFGNLIANAFGLGSDNYLLKLALILILVFSSYTAIQRMVHVMGTLKKRDAEDREEPQVDVQSEQTES
- the carB gene encoding carbamoyl-phosphate synthase large subunit; translation: MPKRTDIETILLLGSGPIVIGQACEFDYSGTQACKALKEEGYRIVLVNSNPATIMTDPSFADRTYIEPLHPSIVEKIIEKEKPQALLPTLGGQTALNLAVELSEAGILEKHNVELIGAKLPAIQKAENRELFKKAMIDIGLKVPKSGIAHTMDEAWSIVEEIGYPAIIRPSFTLGGAGGSIAYNKEEYEDFAKAGLDLSPSTEILVEQSVLGWKEYELEVMRDRADNVVIICAIENFDPMGVHTGDSITVAPSQTLTDKEYQRMRDASLDIIREIGVETGGSNIQFGVNPEDGTMVVIEMNPRVSRSSALASKATGFPIAKIAAKLAVGYTLDEISNDITRYTPASFEPTIDYVVTKIPRFTFEKFPQTEPYLTTQMKSVGEVMAIGRTFKESFQKALRSLEIDSWGLEPVTTDKELISEKLQKPNPERLWYLADAFRAGMDIEEIYNLTYIDRWFLKNLEQIIDVESKLKNANGTTDSQLLKQAKEYGFSDIRIGELLEKPEDDIRGMRLKSDLKSVYKMVDTCAAEFEAYTPYLYSTYETEDEALPTDKKKVIILGGGPNRIGQGIEFDYCCVHAAYSLNEEGFESIMVNCNPETVSTDYDTSDRLYFEPLTLEDTLSIIDREKPWGVIVHLGGQTPLKLAIPLEERGVKIIGTSPDSIDLAEDRERFRELVQKLGLKQPESGIARSQDEAISIAEDIGYPIVVRPSYVLGGRAMEIVYKEESLRRYITEAVRVSPNHPILIDKFLKDAKEVDVDAISDGETVVVGGVLEHIEEAGVHSGDSAMVLPPYSIEPSIIEEIKRQTKELALALKVKGLANIQFAIKDNEVYLIEVNPRASRTIPFVSKAIGVPLAKLGTKVMIGKTLEELGFTQEIVPEHICVKESVFPFIKFQGVDTILGPEMKSTGEVMGIDTEIRKAFAKSQISAGNDLPLSGTAFISVKDDDKAKAYEIAKNLSELGFTIMATKGTAAYLEGAGLNSTYVKKVAEGRPHIVDHIKNGEVHLVINTTFGEKEVAQSYSIRRASIMHRVPYFTTIEASGAAVGAIEVMIKQGLEVKAIQEYY
- the greA gene encoding transcription elongation factor GreA → MSVERVPMTPNGHKKLHEELHRLKTVERPEVIKLIEYARSLGDLSENAEYETAKDRQSFVEGRIQELESKLSRAEVIDPATLRNKDRVTFGLHVKLEDLETGDEVTYQLVGPDESEPENGMISITSPIGRALIGKQIDDDVVVQAPGGVREFVVLDIS
- a CDS encoding tetratricopeptide repeat protein; the protein is MNNLSNRIKVLLIVVLALGVFSLDSFAQSTAIESYKKGREAFHTFTPQGFQSAITYYNQAIAADPNYAPAYAGLGEVYSFQGWYRYLVKDDYEKFYIDSYENMKKALKINPNLPSVQLALAYSYYHLSDEKRAIQTAQKVLSKDPNNAEALYILWAAEGSNPNNPNIKKALEIDPNLVPAIIGLGTAYYQKRQSFRQAETYYRRAAEIAPSPQLYNFLGNSLTYQGYYTQAIAQFQNALKLDPNYAAAYMNMGIALFYMNKLPESIAAEQKAISLNPNRPDAYYFIAQSYDRSKNTAQAITYYKKFLDISSGQDEYSIYVGRAQTRLAQLSGATTR